The sequence GGCCGGCGGCACGGGGGCCACCGGCGAGGCCTTGGCCTCGGAGCCCTCGGTGCCGGCCTGGGCGGCGTCGCGGGCCTCGGCCCGTTCACGCTGACGGTCGCGGCGGCGCTCGGAGCGCTCGGAGCGCTCGGAACGGTCCGCGCGCTCGGGACGCTCGGCGCGCTCCGGACGCTCGGTGGTGGCGGCGACCTCGACCTCGCCACCGCCCTCCTCGCGGGCCTGCTTCTCGCTCTTGCGCTCCTCGCGGCGGCGCTGGGCCTCCTCGGCGTCCAGCTTCGCGGCCTCGAAGAAGCGCTCGTCGATGTCGTACAGCTCCACCTGGGTGACGGTGACGGCCGTCTTCGCCTCCAGGAACTTCTCGCCCAGGGCGTCCCCGCACCACAGCATCACCAGCGAGCCTGAGGCCTGCGCCTCGGAGCGCGCGTCGCCGCGCACCTCGCCCGCGCTCACCAGCAGGCCCACCTGCGCCGAGTAGTGGCCCAGGTCGCGGCGCAGCTCCTGCACCGTCTTGCGGTCGATGCCCGGCATGCCCTTGAGCATGCGCACCGCGTAGCGCAGCTCCACGCTGCCCTCGCGCTTGCGCGCCGTGAGCAGGGGGCCTTCCTTGGAGCGCTTCGCGACCTTCAGCTCGCGGAAGCCCAGCCCGTGCATCATCTTCACGACGGACTTCTCGAAGGTGCCCACGTCCGCGTCGCCCAGGCGCTTGCGCAGCCCGCGAGCGACCGCCCGGCGCGCGTCCTTGAGGGCCGTGCGCGCGGTGGTGATGAGGGCCTCGTCGACAAGCGGCTCCCCGGCGGCGGCGGGCTTGCCCAGCACCGGGCGGCCCCCCTCCAGCGGGATGCCCAGGGCCTGCGCGAAGGCGGCCTGGAGCTCCAGGGGCGGCGCCTCGCTCGGCGCGCCCGCGCGCTCCAGGGACACCTCGCCGGTCTCCTGGTTGAAGGCGTACTGGGGCCGGCGGCCCGCGTCGATGCGGCGCTGGTTGTCCTCCAGCAGGGCGGTGAGGACCGCCTCCACCGTGGTCTCCTCGGCGCACAGCTCCTTCGCCTTGGCGCGCTCGATGAGCTGATCCGTGCGCAGCCCGGCTTCCGCCTCGCTGAGGATTTCGAAGACGACCTCCGGCAGCGGCGGGAAGCGCTTGCGGCGTCCACCCCGCTCCTCGTCGCCCTCGTCCCGGCGGCGCTTGCGCTCCGTGCCGCGGCCCGACGCGCGGACGTTGTCCGTGCGAGGCTCCGGGTGGCGCTCCACCGGCCGCAGCGGAGGAAGCTCCTCCTCCGGATGCGGCTCCATCACGCCCGTCTGTGCAAGTGCCTCGACGTCCTCGGAGAGCGACCAGTCCGTCAGCGCGAAGGTATCCTTCGCCGTGACGATCACCTTGCGATCCCGCGTCCTCCGCGCCATGGCAGCCAGCCGCGACAGCATCGTCACTTCGGGCGTCTTGCCAATGTGGGACAGCAGGCTCAGCTGGATGGACTTCTCCGTGATTTCAAGGAAATGCAGGGGGCGACCTTCGCTCTCCAGTACCCTGAGCGCGGCCTCGTAAAATGTCATCGAGTATTCCCCAAGAATTCCGAACGGTTACAAAAATGTAGGTCCGTATGGGCGGCGGATGCTAGCCACCGCTAAACTGGCTTGTCAACGAACGTCAATGACCCGTCTCCGCATCGGACACCATTGGAAGCGCGAACCGTCAGCTTCCCCGCTCGATTCCATCGCGCTGGAACTTGATGGCGTGAACCTGCTGTCCGGGGCGGTGGAGGAGCCCCTGGCGGAGGTCGTCCCCGCATTGGTGGAGGCGGTGGCGGCCCTGCACGCGGGGAAGCGGCGGCTGGCGCAGGTGTCGCTGACGGAGGCGCACCTGGAGCTGGTGTTGCGTCGGGTCGGTCCGGACATCGAGCTGTCGGTGGCCAGCCTCGCCCGGCCCGCGCACCTGTTG comes from Corallococcus macrosporus and encodes:
- a CDS encoding HTH domain-containing protein; the encoded protein is MTFYEAALRVLESEGRPLHFLEITEKSIQLSLLSHIGKTPEVTMLSRLAAMARRTRDRKVIVTAKDTFALTDWSLSEDVEALAQTGVMEPHPEEELPPLRPVERHPEPRTDNVRASGRGTERKRRRDEGDEERGGRRKRFPPLPEVVFEILSEAEAGLRTDQLIERAKAKELCAEETTVEAVLTALLEDNQRRIDAGRRPQYAFNQETGEVSLERAGAPSEAPPLELQAAFAQALGIPLEGGRPVLGKPAAAGEPLVDEALITTARTALKDARRAVARGLRKRLGDADVGTFEKSVVKMMHGLGFRELKVAKRSKEGPLLTARKREGSVELRYAVRMLKGMPGIDRKTVQELRRDLGHYSAQVGLLVSAGEVRGDARSEAQASGSLVMLWCGDALGEKFLEAKTAVTVTQVELYDIDERFFEAAKLDAEEAQRRREERKSEKQAREEGGGEVEVAATTERPERAERPERADRSERSERSERRRDRQRERAEARDAAQAGTEGSEAKASPVAPVPPAAAGFTPASEEDESEEGDDEGEDEDLEAASAFVGGAKEGAEGGSAEANASERKRRRRRRRGRRGRGTRGAEGAPAGEGAAASGEAAASADQAGASTVAALASGEGGATSGGIAAPSPGGSVTGEQVALAGEALPVSTDASASPANEESAATPPAVGNVWQAGEAVQSAPESDDVARARADAHASSDAVTPVAGQALPPEEAAAEASSQPAEVREAREVHEAPVAPATDGSSEGNKEG